The proteins below come from a single Edaphobacter acidisoli genomic window:
- the nagA gene encoding N-acetylglucosamine-6-phosphate deacetylase has translation MPHTITARRLLTPEGHIDHPVITIEDGLIQSIDRAESSKEDTTLAPAFLDVHTHGAANHDVMEGTAEAIGIISRFLATRGVGRYLATTVTAPIDTTLRSLEGIANAIESPAADAAVPIGIHLEGPFISHAKRGVHPPADILPPDIALFDRFQQAARGHIRLMTVAPEVPGALDLIRHATGQGVKISIGHTNSTASEAQAGVTAGAASATHTYNAMRALDHRDPGVIATVLDDDNLFAELICDGVHVAPEMVRLWLKAKGAGRAVLVTDSMSATGMPDGIYTLGTMQVQVADGRAFAAGDANHGKFTLAGSVLTMDRAVENIQQFAGATLATAVNLASHNPAALLGLESSFAPGQPANFNVFNADGKLQSTILNGKQIN, from the coding sequence ATGCCCCACACCATAACCGCACGTCGCCTACTTACGCCCGAAGGCCACATTGACCACCCTGTCATCACCATCGAAGATGGTCTGATTCAATCAATCGACCGCGCTGAATCCAGCAAGGAAGACACGACCCTTGCCCCTGCATTCCTCGATGTCCACACGCACGGCGCGGCAAACCATGACGTTATGGAAGGTACTGCTGAGGCCATCGGCATTATCAGCCGCTTTCTCGCCACGCGAGGCGTAGGACGCTATCTCGCCACTACCGTCACGGCTCCAATCGACACGACTTTGCGCTCGCTTGAAGGCATTGCCAACGCCATCGAATCGCCCGCCGCAGACGCAGCAGTTCCCATCGGCATTCATCTCGAAGGCCCATTCATCTCACACGCCAAGCGCGGAGTTCACCCTCCGGCTGATATTCTGCCGCCAGATATTGCGCTCTTCGACCGCTTCCAGCAGGCCGCACGCGGACACATCCGCCTGATGACCGTCGCGCCCGAGGTTCCCGGCGCGCTCGACCTTATCCGCCATGCGACCGGTCAGGGCGTAAAGATCAGCATCGGCCATACCAACTCGACCGCATCAGAGGCGCAGGCAGGCGTCACCGCAGGAGCGGCCAGCGCTACCCACACGTATAACGCCATGCGCGCTCTTGACCACCGCGACCCAGGCGTCATTGCGACGGTGCTCGACGATGACAATCTCTTTGCCGAATTGATCTGTGACGGCGTTCATGTCGCGCCCGAGATGGTGCGGTTATGGCTCAAAGCCAAGGGCGCTGGGCGTGCAGTCCTTGTCACCGACAGCATGTCTGCAACGGGAATGCCTGATGGTATCTACACACTCGGAACCATGCAGGTTCAGGTGGCCGATGGCCGCGCGTTCGCCGCCGGCGATGCTAATCATGGAAAATTTACGCTCGCCGGCTCAGTGCTGACTATGGATCGTGCAGTCGAAAACATTCAGCAGTTTGCCGGAGCGACGCTGGCTACGGCAGTCAACCTGGCGTCTCATAATCCCGCCGCGCTACTTGGGCTTGAATCGAGTTTTGCCCCAGGTCAACCAGCGAATTTCAATGTTTTCAATGCAGACGGCAAACTTCAATCCACCATCCTTAACGGCAAACAGATTAACTAG
- a CDS encoding alpha-galactosidase, translated as MKAFTLALLLSFATLTSSAQVSKVSFDATTKVFRLDGGNVSYVFGVNSRGELQQMYWGGRLGATDTFPAPKPKPEWASFDDSYTTTPQEYAGWGEGLYIEPALKVTFPDGNRDLVLHYASYKTTEHGFDVELKDIEQPIFVTLHYSMDSETGVLARSATIENRGTESVTIEQAAAASWALPAGHYTLNYLTGRWAGEWTLNQEPIQHGERIIESRRGSTSHQANPWFAIEAGTPDEEHGEVWFGALGWSGSWRITVERDQLDAVRVTGGFNPFDFGYVLHPGQSLETPIFYGGYSAHGLGGASRELHLFELKHILPRTASTRGAEMPRVRPVLYNSWEATEFNVNEAGQMALAEKAAALGVDRFVMDDGWFGQRKNDHAGLGDWYVNPQKFPHGLKPLIDKVHSLGMDFGLWVEPEMVNPDSDLYRKHPDWVLHFKGRPETEQRNQLVLNLARPDVRAYIFGFLDKLLTENDIAFLKWDYNRNWSEPGWDAIPANEQKEVYVAFTRNLYSILAELRQKHPNVEIESCSGGGGRVDLGILRYTDEVWPSDNTDPFDRLTIQNGFTYAYTPQVMMSWVTDSPHWMNNRSTSLAYRFLSSMQGSLGIGANINKWTPDETALAKRLIAAYKQVQPTIVRGDLYRLISPLNGSEFSATEDVNRDKSQAVIFAFIHSTQEGRGFPLLKLEGLDPNVEYTLSSIEGKASPNTPTTASGAWWMNHGLVMDQSFRGDFQAAAFRLDKK; from the coding sequence ATGAAAGCCTTTACATTAGCCCTACTTTTATCCTTTGCAACTCTGACATCGAGCGCGCAGGTATCTAAGGTAAGCTTCGACGCGACCACTAAGGTATTTCGGCTTGACGGTGGCAACGTCTCCTATGTCTTCGGAGTAAATTCGCGCGGAGAACTGCAGCAGATGTATTGGGGCGGACGGCTTGGCGCAACAGACACCTTCCCTGCACCGAAGCCGAAACCGGAGTGGGCATCGTTCGACGATTCCTATACCACCACGCCGCAGGAGTATGCAGGTTGGGGCGAAGGACTTTATATCGAACCGGCACTTAAGGTCACATTTCCCGACGGCAACCGCGACCTGGTACTGCATTATGCAAGCTACAAAACCACTGAACACGGCTTCGACGTCGAACTCAAGGACATCGAGCAGCCGATCTTCGTGACGCTGCATTACTCGATGGACTCCGAGACAGGCGTTCTCGCGCGGTCGGCCACCATCGAGAATCGTGGCACCGAATCGGTAACGATCGAGCAGGCTGCAGCGGCCTCATGGGCGTTGCCAGCCGGGCATTACACATTGAATTATCTGACAGGCCGTTGGGCGGGAGAATGGACGCTGAATCAAGAGCCAATCCAACACGGCGAGCGCATCATCGAGAGTCGACGCGGTTCGACCAGTCATCAGGCGAATCCGTGGTTTGCGATCGAAGCCGGTACGCCGGATGAAGAACATGGTGAAGTCTGGTTCGGTGCACTCGGCTGGAGCGGATCCTGGCGCATCACGGTGGAGCGCGACCAGTTGGACGCAGTCCGCGTAACGGGCGGATTCAATCCCTTCGACTTTGGCTATGTCCTCCATCCAGGTCAGTCATTGGAGACTCCAATCTTCTACGGCGGCTATTCGGCACATGGGTTGGGAGGCGCATCGCGCGAACTGCACCTATTTGAGCTGAAGCACATCCTGCCACGTACAGCCTCTACGCGCGGCGCAGAGATGCCGCGCGTGCGGCCAGTACTTTATAACTCGTGGGAAGCAACCGAATTCAATGTAAACGAAGCTGGACAGATGGCTCTGGCGGAAAAGGCCGCGGCGCTTGGTGTAGATCGTTTCGTTATGGACGATGGATGGTTTGGCCAGCGCAAGAACGATCACGCAGGGCTCGGCGACTGGTATGTGAACCCCCAGAAATTTCCGCATGGTCTGAAGCCACTCATCGACAAAGTTCACTCGCTCGGAATGGATTTCGGACTCTGGGTTGAGCCTGAGATGGTCAATCCCGACTCTGATCTCTATCGCAAGCATCCTGATTGGGTCCTGCACTTCAAGGGACGTCCAGAGACTGAGCAGCGCAATCAGTTGGTGTTGAACCTTGCGCGGCCCGACGTGCGTGCTTACATCTTCGGCTTCCTCGACAAGCTACTCACCGAAAATGACATCGCCTTCCTCAAGTGGGACTACAACCGCAACTGGAGCGAACCAGGCTGGGACGCAATTCCTGCCAATGAGCAAAAGGAGGTATACGTTGCGTTCACACGCAACCTATACAGCATCCTCGCCGAGTTGCGGCAGAAGCACCCAAACGTCGAGATCGAGTCTTGCTCCGGTGGCGGCGGGCGAGTGGATCTCGGCATCCTTCGTTATACCGACGAGGTATGGCCATCGGACAATACTGACCCATTCGACCGGCTAACCATTCAGAACGGCTTTACCTACGCGTATACCCCGCAGGTCATGATGTCGTGGGTTACGGACTCGCCGCACTGGATGAACAACCGCTCGACCTCACTTGCGTATCGCTTCCTCAGCTCGATGCAGGGCTCATTGGGCATAGGGGCCAATATCAACAAATGGACGCCCGACGAAACCGCGCTGGCCAAGCGCCTGATCGCGGCCTACAAACAGGTACAGCCGACGATTGTGCGAGGCGATCTCTACCGCCTCATCTCGCCGCTCAATGGCAGCGAGTTCTCCGCAACGGAAGACGTGAACCGTGACAAATCGCAGGCAGTCATCTTCGCCTTCATCCACTCCACACAAGAGGGACGCGGATTTCCTTTGCTGAAGCTTGAGGGGCTCGATCCAAATGTCGAGTACACGCTCAGTTCCATTGAGGGCAAAGCAAGCCCTAACACTCCCACAACCGCCAGTGGCGCATGGTGGATGAATCATGGTCTGGTCATGGACCAGAGTTTCCGCGGAGATTTTCAGGCCGCAGCATTCAGGCTGGACAAGAAATAG
- a CDS encoding beta-galactosidase, producing the protein MHSQPPSQPSLLLGSAWYPEQWPESRWKDDVELMQKAHLHMVRVGEFAWTALEPTEGTYDLDWLERAINLAGQHGIYTVLGTPSVAPPVWMAKKYPGILVTDENGKLYTGSTRNHANWNSELYRRFVRQIDERLAERFGHNPYVIGWQIGNEYSRQSFDADTQAQFHAWLQHRYGSLAKLNAAWTTAYNNQTYSSWDEIPLVDGPGDNSPGLWLDSKRFITDSLRAYQRVQIDAIRKYADPNQKITTNLMGWYDLFDHYQIGQDLDVIAWDNPQVKGSYSPMENGATHDLMRGLKGGNYWVMETTAGPRGGGNASAMLRKGELRAAIWEYVGHGADLVSYWQWRDALNGGEANHGALVDVDGRPDPIYAEYAQLGAEFEKAGPALAGTHAQAEVALLHSYPSRWAINWQKMNPAYDPIQELMSYYTPLRQLGYTVDIVPPNRDLSRYKLVIAPGLNVLTQAEADNLTHYVEGGGHLVLAQRSGMKDEHNSRWSERQPGPLAKLLGAHVEQYMSLNDPVAVSGDWGDASASMFAEQLKVDNPDTQVLMRWLAPNSWLDGEPSAVSRTVEKGSIAYIGAWMDSATTKRAVEWMLKGSAASPDLFPVPEGVEVFHRRGADKNIFIVGNYSTSPTHVKLPRSMQDVLAGKESETLNLPAFGVAVLMAPE; encoded by the coding sequence ATGCATTCTCAACCGCCGTCGCAGCCGAGTCTTCTGCTTGGTTCAGCGTGGTATCCGGAACAATGGCCTGAAAGCCGATGGAAGGACGATGTCGAGCTGATGCAGAAGGCTCATCTGCACATGGTTCGTGTAGGTGAATTTGCATGGACTGCCCTCGAGCCGACGGAAGGCACATACGATCTCGATTGGCTGGAGCGTGCGATCAATCTTGCCGGTCAACATGGAATCTATACGGTGCTTGGCACGCCTTCGGTTGCGCCTCCAGTCTGGATGGCAAAGAAGTATCCCGGCATTCTCGTTACGGATGAAAACGGGAAGCTGTACACAGGTTCTACCCGAAATCACGCCAACTGGAACAGCGAACTCTATCGTCGCTTTGTCCGCCAGATCGATGAACGTCTTGCTGAGCGCTTCGGACATAACCCCTATGTCATCGGATGGCAGATCGGCAACGAATATTCCAGGCAATCCTTCGATGCCGATACACAGGCACAGTTTCATGCGTGGCTACAACATCGTTATGGAAGTCTAGCAAAACTTAATGCGGCATGGACGACGGCATATAACAACCAGACGTACTCCAGTTGGGACGAAATTCCGCTGGTCGACGGACCAGGTGACAACAGCCCCGGTTTGTGGCTGGATTCGAAGCGCTTTATTACCGACTCATTGCGCGCATATCAGCGTGTACAGATCGATGCGATTCGGAAATATGCTGACCCGAACCAGAAGATCACGACCAACCTTATGGGTTGGTACGATCTCTTCGATCACTATCAGATCGGACAGGACTTAGACGTCATTGCTTGGGACAATCCGCAGGTCAAGGGCTCGTACTCTCCGATGGAAAATGGAGCAACCCACGATCTGATGCGTGGCCTGAAAGGTGGCAATTATTGGGTCATGGAAACGACCGCGGGGCCTCGTGGAGGAGGCAATGCCAGTGCGATGCTCCGCAAAGGAGAGCTGCGCGCTGCCATTTGGGAATATGTTGGCCACGGCGCTGATCTCGTCAGCTATTGGCAGTGGCGCGATGCGCTGAACGGAGGCGAAGCGAACCATGGCGCGCTCGTCGACGTTGACGGTAGACCTGATCCTATCTACGCCGAATACGCGCAGCTCGGAGCTGAGTTTGAGAAAGCTGGTCCGGCTCTGGCTGGCACGCACGCTCAAGCGGAAGTTGCATTGCTTCATTCGTACCCAAGCCGCTGGGCCATCAACTGGCAGAAGATGAACCCGGCGTACGATCCAATCCAGGAGTTGATGAGCTACTACACTCCTTTGCGGCAGCTTGGATACACCGTAGACATTGTTCCGCCAAACAGGGACCTGAGCCGGTACAAGCTGGTGATCGCGCCAGGGCTCAACGTTCTTACGCAGGCCGAGGCCGATAATCTCACCCATTATGTGGAAGGAGGAGGGCACCTTGTCTTGGCACAACGATCCGGCATGAAAGACGAGCACAATAGTCGCTGGTCTGAGCGGCAACCTGGCCCGTTGGCCAAGCTGCTCGGCGCCCACGTAGAGCAATACATGTCGCTGAATGATCCCGTGGCGGTAAGCGGAGATTGGGGCGATGCCTCTGCGAGCATGTTTGCCGAACAACTCAAAGTGGACAATCCGGATACTCAAGTCCTAATGCGCTGGCTCGCTCCGAATTCATGGCTCGATGGCGAGCCCTCTGCAGTAAGTCGAACAGTTGAGAAGGGCTCGATCGCATACATCGGCGCATGGATGGACAGTGCCACGACCAAACGGGCAGTCGAGTGGATGCTCAAGGGAAGCGCCGCCTCGCCAGATTTGTTTCCGGTACCTGAGGGCGTCGAAGTGTTTCATCGTCGTGGAGCGGATAAGAACATCTTCATCGTAGGAAACTATTCGACGTCGCCGACGCATGTAAAACTGCCCAGGTCCATGCAGGATGTACTTGCCGGAAAAGAGTCGGAGACGCTAAACCTGCCCGCGTTCGGAGTGGCCGTGCTTATGGCACCTGAATAG
- a CDS encoding APC family permease, which produces MPIETDVAVASTAEGFRRGLGLFDSIMVVVGIMVGSGIFIVSAEMSRQIGSPGWLLVAWVITGVLTVSGALSYGELAAMMPQAGGMYVYLREAYSPVWGFLYGWTMWTVIQTGTIAAVAIAFARFSGVLFPSVSEQHYLFGPYNLGAHYAVSLSTAQLVAIAVIVLLTFGNALGLKYGKIITNVFTVSKLGALAVLIVLGLTMCANHAAIRANFTHMWAVHGAVPLAEGLSAASGFGLFIALCISQTGSLFSADAWHNITFVAAEVKRPERNLPLALLIGTATVIVLYLFCNVAYLASLPISAMQTVPSDRVATAVLRTVFPHVGAELMAAAIMVSTFGTVNAMTLAGARACYAIAKDGLFFPAVKRLNRAHVPGWGLAIQGLWAALLVLPRTINPLTHQYGNLYSNLLDYVISAELFFYILTIASVFRLRCMRPNASRPYRAWGYPWLPGLYIVGATVILLALFAYRPGTTWPGMIIVVIGVPVYYLARRVFV; this is translated from the coding sequence ATGCCAATCGAGACAGACGTTGCAGTGGCGAGCACGGCCGAGGGATTCAGGCGCGGGCTTGGACTCTTCGATTCGATCATGGTCGTAGTCGGGATTATGGTCGGCTCGGGAATATTCATTGTCTCGGCTGAAATGTCGCGGCAGATTGGCAGCCCCGGCTGGCTGCTTGTCGCGTGGGTCATCACAGGCGTGCTGACCGTGTCCGGTGCGCTCTCCTATGGCGAACTGGCGGCGATGATGCCGCAGGCAGGCGGCATGTATGTGTACCTCCGCGAGGCCTATTCCCCAGTGTGGGGCTTTCTCTATGGCTGGACGATGTGGACGGTGATTCAGACGGGCACAATTGCGGCCGTCGCGATTGCGTTTGCGCGGTTCAGTGGCGTGTTGTTTCCGTCAGTTTCGGAGCAGCATTATCTCTTCGGCCCATACAATCTGGGAGCGCATTATGCCGTCTCCCTTTCGACGGCGCAGTTGGTAGCGATTGCCGTGATCGTGTTGCTGACCTTTGGCAATGCGCTGGGACTCAAATACGGCAAGATCATCACAAACGTCTTCACGGTATCGAAGCTCGGAGCACTCGCTGTATTGATTGTGCTGGGGCTGACTATGTGCGCGAACCACGCAGCGATTCGTGCAAACTTTACGCATATGTGGGCCGTGCATGGTGCAGTTCCGCTAGCGGAAGGGCTGAGCGCAGCGAGTGGATTCGGGTTGTTCATCGCTCTATGTATCTCACAGACGGGTTCTCTATTCTCCGCCGATGCGTGGCATAACATCACATTTGTTGCAGCCGAGGTAAAGCGTCCCGAGCGCAACCTGCCGCTCGCTCTGTTAATTGGCACTGCGACTGTCATTGTGCTGTACCTGTTCTGCAACGTGGCGTATCTGGCGAGCCTGCCGATAAGCGCGATGCAAACTGTACCAAGCGACCGCGTGGCCACAGCGGTGCTCAGGACGGTGTTCCCCCACGTGGGAGCAGAGTTGATGGCGGCAGCGATTATGGTCTCAACCTTCGGCACCGTAAATGCGATGACGCTTGCTGGTGCGCGCGCATGCTATGCGATTGCGAAGGATGGGTTGTTTTTTCCGGCTGTGAAGCGGTTGAACCGCGCGCATGTTCCAGGCTGGGGATTGGCAATTCAAGGGCTGTGGGCGGCGCTGCTGGTGCTGCCGCGCACGATCAATCCGCTGACGCACCAGTACGGCAACCTCTACAGCAATCTGCTGGATTACGTGATCTCCGCGGAGTTGTTTTTCTACATCCTCACAATTGCCAGTGTCTTCCGACTGCGCTGTATGCGGCCCAATGCATCGAGACCCTATCGCGCATGGGGATATCCATGGTTGCCGGGACTGTACATCGTGGGAGCAACGGTCATTCTACTGGCACTGTTTGCGTACCGGCCAGGCACGACCTGGCCGGGAATGATAATCGTAGTCATCGGCGTCCCCGTGTACTATCTCGCACGGCGTGTCTTTGTGTGA
- a CDS encoding phosphocholine-specific phospholipase C: MPASIRRALAIPANRATGSIQDVEHVVILMQENRSFDHYFGSLRGVRGFNDPRPHMLTNGKPVWYQPSASIKTKRYHDRGLAGDAVHVLPWYLNPKRTTEYQAGTDHGWSSGHLAWNHGRWDQWVTQKQDVLTMGHLTRQDVSFHYALADAFTLCDSYFCSAHANTVINRIYLWTGTSDPRNVLGKKPNGPALEERSNVNGYTWTTYPERLEANNISWRVYQGGTGIHGSPTDNYTDNSLEFFAQYQVQEGASPESSLVRNGVSTHTLKDLRRDVKRGRLPQVSWVVAPFKYCEHPDASPTHGAYYINLVLEALTSNPEVWSKTVFLINYDENDGLFDHVVPPMPPHTQAMNTSGRVSDDLVESLKDEFVDLNKYPNEMQPLVPGADPGGLQPVGLGPRVPMLVISPWSKGGWVCSETFDHTSVLRFLESRFGVHEPNISQWRRAVCGDLTSAFNFSQDADTSAVSFRVPKPVHSHHKPYQVPENQQMPVQESGTRPARPLPYEFAAQCREENGKVWVDFVNAGKAGTAFYVYDLCAPGAAPRRYAVSAGQTLSDYWDRNDVGYPYDLLVHGPNGYLAHFRSGAHPALIEAHVRGEFTSGDAILVLTNHGSSPCSILVANRYTNGGSKNYTVAAGASLEDRWTLLANSHWFDLEITVPVAPAFLRRFAGHIETAHPSTSDPAKYSV; encoded by the coding sequence ATGCCAGCGAGCATTCGCAGGGCATTGGCGATTCCAGCGAATCGGGCAACGGGATCGATTCAGGATGTTGAGCATGTCGTGATCCTGATGCAGGAGAACCGATCGTTTGATCACTATTTCGGTTCATTGAGAGGCGTGCGCGGCTTCAATGATCCCAGACCGCACATGCTTACGAATGGCAAGCCAGTGTGGTATCAGCCGTCCGCGTCGATTAAGACAAAGCGTTATCACGATCGTGGGCTTGCAGGTGATGCCGTACATGTTCTTCCGTGGTATCTGAATCCGAAACGCACGACAGAGTATCAAGCTGGAACAGATCATGGATGGAGCAGCGGGCATCTTGCGTGGAATCACGGAAGATGGGACCAATGGGTGACTCAGAAGCAGGACGTACTGACGATGGGGCATCTCACACGGCAGGATGTGAGTTTCCACTATGCTCTGGCTGATGCATTTACACTGTGCGATTCGTACTTCTGCTCAGCGCATGCGAACACGGTGATCAACCGTATCTATCTCTGGACTGGAACATCTGACCCACGCAATGTGCTTGGGAAAAAGCCGAATGGCCCCGCGCTTGAAGAACGTAGCAATGTAAATGGCTACACGTGGACGACTTATCCAGAACGGCTTGAGGCCAACAATATTAGTTGGCGCGTATATCAGGGTGGCACTGGGATTCATGGATCCCCAACCGATAATTACACGGACAACTCCCTTGAATTTTTCGCGCAGTACCAGGTGCAGGAGGGGGCGTCCCCAGAGAGTTCACTGGTGCGGAACGGAGTTTCAACGCACACGCTCAAAGATCTGCGTCGGGACGTAAAGCGGGGAAGATTGCCGCAGGTCTCGTGGGTGGTTGCGCCATTTAAATACTGTGAGCATCCAGATGCTTCGCCTACGCACGGGGCCTATTACATCAACCTTGTGCTGGAGGCGCTGACATCGAATCCTGAGGTTTGGAGCAAGACGGTCTTTCTGATTAATTATGACGAGAATGATGGACTCTTCGACCACGTAGTCCCTCCGATGCCTCCGCATACGCAGGCGATGAATACATCGGGTCGTGTATCGGACGACCTGGTGGAGAGCTTGAAGGATGAGTTTGTTGATCTCAACAAGTATCCGAACGAGATGCAGCCGCTTGTCCCAGGGGCGGATCCTGGCGGCTTGCAGCCGGTTGGTCTAGGGCCGCGTGTGCCGATGCTGGTGATCTCTCCGTGGAGCAAAGGCGGATGGGTCTGCTCGGAGACGTTTGATCACACCTCGGTGTTAAGGTTCCTTGAATCCCGCTTTGGTGTACACGAACCGAATATCAGCCAGTGGAGACGGGCTGTTTGCGGAGACCTTACTTCGGCGTTTAATTTTTCTCAAGATGCAGATACGAGTGCAGTTTCATTTCGCGTGCCGAAGCCGGTTCATTCACACCATAAGCCGTACCAGGTTCCCGAAAATCAGCAAATGCCAGTGCAGGAGTCAGGAACCCGGCCAGCGCGGCCGCTGCCATATGAGTTTGCTGCGCAGTGCCGCGAAGAGAACGGAAAGGTTTGGGTAGATTTCGTAAATGCCGGCAAGGCTGGTACGGCTTTCTATGTGTACGATCTGTGCGCGCCTGGGGCCGCTCCGAGACGCTATGCGGTTTCAGCGGGACAGACGCTCTCCGACTACTGGGATCGCAATGATGTTGGATATCCATATGACCTGTTGGTACATGGCCCGAATGGATATCTTGCGCACTTCCGCAGTGGTGCGCATCCCGCTCTAATCGAGGCGCATGTTCGCGGTGAGTTCACGTCAGGAGATGCAATTCTGGTTCTGACAAATCACGGCTCTTCTCCTTGCTCCATTCTGGTGGCCAACCGCTACACTAATGGAGGAAGCAAAAATTACACGGTTGCCGCAGGAGCGTCTTTGGAAGATCGTTGGACGCTTCTTGCGAATTCACATTGGTTCGATCTGGAGATCACGGTTCCAGTCGCTCCAGCATTTCTTCGCCGATTTGCAGGGCACATAGAGACGGCGCATCCCAGCACGAGCGACCCGGCGAAGTATTCCGTCTGA
- a CDS encoding alpha-L-fucosidase yields MEISRRQFVIVGAGSLFARANKIHEPAPYGAVPSAPQLRWHDLETYAFLHFTVNTFTDKEWGYGDEDPNIFNPTMFDPDAIVRDLKAGGMKAVILTCKHHDGFCLWPTKTTEHCIRNSRWRDGKGDVVRDIAAAAKRAGLKFGVYVSPWDRSNAKYGTPDYLPLYREQITELLTNYGPIFEVWFDGANGGDGYYGGAREKRSISAGYYQWDKILAIIHRLQSEAVIFGEAGDIRWVGNESGIAGDPCWATFSPALEGLQDAHASAEGSRDVLMHGVRNGSMWKPAECDVSIRPGWFWHESQNAKVKTPDQLVDLYFESVGRGASFLLNVPPNRKGLIEDVDAKTLVQYRQNIQRMFAQDLAKSARLLPSNVRGGSAKFGASNLVDESRTTYWATDDAVTLPNVTLEFGALKQVSIIRLREAIQLGQRIGAFGIDAWQGGGWTQIATGTSIGACRIIRLPAPVATSKIRLRITDSPVCIALAELSVFSTVS; encoded by the coding sequence ATGGAGATATCTCGGCGTCAGTTTGTAATTGTTGGTGCAGGCTCTCTCTTCGCTAGAGCAAACAAAATTCACGAACCTGCTCCATATGGAGCAGTACCATCGGCGCCGCAGCTAAGATGGCATGATCTGGAGACTTATGCCTTTCTGCACTTCACCGTTAATACCTTTACTGACAAGGAGTGGGGTTACGGTGATGAAGACCCGAACATCTTCAACCCGACGATGTTTGATCCCGATGCCATCGTTCGTGATTTGAAAGCTGGCGGCATGAAGGCCGTCATCCTTACCTGTAAGCACCATGATGGGTTTTGTTTGTGGCCAACGAAGACCACGGAACACTGTATTCGGAACAGTCGATGGCGAGATGGTAAAGGAGATGTCGTCCGTGACATCGCCGCTGCAGCCAAAAGAGCAGGACTCAAGTTTGGAGTCTACGTTTCGCCTTGGGATCGCTCGAACGCAAAGTATGGCACTCCGGATTATCTTCCCCTCTATCGAGAGCAGATTACTGAACTGTTGACGAACTATGGGCCGATCTTCGAGGTGTGGTTTGATGGAGCCAACGGAGGCGATGGGTATTACGGAGGCGCTCGGGAGAAGCGAAGCATCAGTGCTGGCTACTATCAATGGGACAAGATCCTGGCGATCATCCACCGATTGCAATCGGAAGCCGTTATCTTTGGCGAGGCGGGTGACATCCGTTGGGTTGGGAATGAATCGGGCATTGCTGGTGACCCCTGTTGGGCAACATTTAGTCCAGCGCTCGAAGGCTTACAGGATGCGCATGCTTCCGCGGAAGGCAGCAGGGATGTGCTTATGCACGGAGTGCGTAACGGTTCGATGTGGAAACCCGCCGAGTGTGATGTTTCAATCCGCCCGGGTTGGTTCTGGCATGAGAGCCAGAACGCAAAGGTCAAGACTCCTGATCAGTTGGTGGATCTGTATTTTGAATCTGTCGGACGCGGCGCCAGTTTTTTGCTGAACGTTCCGCCAAACAGGAAGGGCCTTATTGAAGATGTAGATGCTAAGACACTGGTGCAATATCGTCAGAATATCCAGCGCATGTTTGCCCAGGATCTCGCAAAGTCTGCGCGTCTTCTCCCATCAAATGTGCGTGGGGGTAGTGCAAAGTTTGGAGCCTCCAATCTGGTCGATGAGAGCAGAACTACATATTGGGCGACTGATGACGCGGTAACCCTGCCAAATGTGACGCTCGAGTTTGGTGCGCTAAAGCAGGTCTCCATTATTCGGTTACGAGAAGCCATCCAGCTCGGACAGCGTATCGGAGCGTTTGGCATAGACGCTTGGCAGGGTGGAGGATGGACTCAAATTGCCACTGGAACAAGCATTGGAGCCTGCCGCATCATTCGGTTGCCGGCGCCAGTTGCTACGAGCAAAATCCGCCTCCGGATCACTGATTCACCAGTGTGCATAGCGCTTGCGGAACTGAGTGTATTCAGCACTGTTTCGTAA